One Flagellimonas sp. CMM7 genomic region harbors:
- a CDS encoding SPOR domain-containing protein, producing the protein MKTPVFIAFLIGFTIQLSAQEGSITIEQDPRIEELTKLYTQVNSKADFYQIQVGFGSYQKAQNLKSKIDIDFPGWYSKIEFESPTYRVRLGKFKTKLEAERKYLEVRKKYPDAMLLKPENTSR; encoded by the coding sequence ATGAAAACCCCAGTATTCATAGCATTTTTAATAGGTTTTACCATTCAACTTTCTGCGCAAGAAGGTAGTATTACTATTGAACAAGATCCCCGCATTGAAGAATTAACAAAACTCTATACACAGGTCAATTCCAAGGCAGATTTTTATCAGATTCAAGTAGGCTTTGGCAGCTACCAAAAAGCTCAAAATCTGAAGTCTAAGATAGATATTGATTTTCCAGGGTGGTATTCAAAAATTGAATTCGAATCCCCAACTTATAGAGTACGTTTAGGTAAGTTTAAAACAAAATTGGAAGCAGAGCGAAAGTATTTGGAAGTGCGTAAAAAATATCCGGATGCTATGCTATTAAAACCTGAAAACACGTCTAGATAA
- the infB gene encoding translation initiation factor IF-2 — MAGNPTIRLNKVLRELNISLDRAVDHLSSMGHEVEARPTTKITDEVYQVLLDEFQTDKSKKVASKEVGEEKRKEKEALRIQIEQEQEERRLAREKRNAEQVIKAKAELTGPKTVGKIDLDKKPKTPKVAEKVEEPEQPKVEEPKTEEQAKVKAEPTPEIVSGEVKEKPEVKEKEAVKSVEKVVETPAEETDEAKEPEAIQTQYKKLSGPKITGDKIDLTQFNKPKKKKEEPKKPKPAASTSDSNADRRKRRKRIISNNPSQSGGNRSPRAGGNSGPGRRGNQRSAAPKVEPTEEEVQKQVRETLEKLQGKSNKGKGAKYRREKRDQHRQQTEKDLELQELESKILKVTEFVTVNEVATLMEVSTTQIISACMSLGIMVTMNQRLDAETLSIVAEEFGYEVEFITAEIEESVEEEVDAPEDLEPRAPIVTVMGHVDHGKTSLLDHIREENVIAGESGGITQHIGAYGVTLQDGQKIAFLDTPGHEAFTAMRARGAQVTDIAIIVVAADDDIMPQTKEAISHAQAAGVPIVFAINKIDRPAANPEKIKEGLAAMNLLVEDWGGKIQSHDISAKTGEGVKELLEKVLLEAELLELKANPNRLASGTVVEAFLDKGRGYVSTVLVQTGTMEIGDYVLAGTCSGKIKAMQDERGNNIKKAGPATPISILGLDGAPQAGDKFSVLDDEREAKQIATKRSQLQREQSVRTQRHITLDEIGRRIALGDFQELNIILKGDVDGSVEALTDSFQKLSTDEIQVNIIHKGVGAITESDVLLASASDAIIIGFNVRPMGNARMVADKEEIDIRMYSIIYDAINDLKDAMEGMLSPVMKEEITGNAEIRETFKISKIGTIAGCMITSGKVFRNSQIRLIRDGVVIYTGELSSLKRFKDDVKEVSKGYDCGLQIKNYNDIKEGDIVEAFQEVAVKKKL; from the coding sequence ATGGCAGGAAACCCAACAATAAGACTTAATAAAGTTCTCAGGGAATTGAACATTTCGCTGGATAGGGCTGTAGACCACCTTTCTTCTATGGGTCATGAGGTGGAGGCAAGGCCTACAACAAAGATTACAGATGAGGTGTATCAAGTGCTGTTGGATGAATTCCAAACGGATAAGAGTAAAAAGGTAGCTTCCAAGGAAGTTGGTGAGGAAAAAAGAAAGGAAAAGGAAGCTTTAAGAATTCAGATTGAGCAAGAGCAAGAAGAAAGAAGACTTGCTAGAGAAAAGCGCAATGCCGAGCAAGTAATAAAAGCGAAAGCAGAACTTACCGGTCCCAAAACAGTCGGTAAGATTGACTTGGATAAAAAGCCTAAGACGCCAAAGGTGGCCGAAAAGGTAGAAGAACCTGAACAACCCAAAGTTGAAGAGCCTAAGACAGAAGAGCAAGCTAAAGTCAAAGCTGAGCCTACTCCTGAAATTGTTTCGGGGGAAGTAAAAGAGAAACCTGAGGTAAAAGAAAAAGAAGCTGTTAAGTCTGTAGAGAAAGTTGTTGAGACCCCAGCAGAAGAGACAGATGAAGCTAAGGAGCCTGAAGCTATTCAGACTCAATACAAAAAACTCAGTGGGCCTAAAATTACTGGAGATAAGATAGACCTTACCCAGTTTAATAAGCCGAAGAAAAAGAAGGAAGAGCCCAAAAAACCAAAACCTGCAGCATCCACTTCGGATAGCAATGCAGATAGGAGAAAGCGTAGAAAGCGTATTATCAGTAATAACCCTTCACAGTCTGGTGGTAATCGCTCTCCAAGAGCAGGTGGTAATAGCGGCCCAGGAAGAAGAGGGAATCAACGTTCTGCTGCTCCAAAGGTTGAGCCAACAGAGGAAGAAGTACAAAAACAAGTACGTGAAACCCTTGAAAAACTTCAGGGTAAATCCAACAAGGGTAAAGGGGCCAAATATAGAAGAGAGAAAAGAGATCAACACCGTCAGCAGACAGAAAAAGATCTTGAACTTCAAGAATTGGAAAGCAAAATCCTTAAAGTCACTGAGTTTGTAACAGTGAATGAGGTTGCTACACTTATGGAGGTTTCCACGACCCAAATCATATCTGCATGTATGTCATTGGGTATTATGGTTACCATGAACCAACGTTTGGATGCGGAAACACTTTCCATTGTTGCTGAAGAATTTGGATATGAGGTTGAGTTTATAACTGCAGAAATTGAAGAATCTGTTGAAGAAGAGGTAGATGCTCCAGAAGATTTAGAGCCAAGAGCTCCTATTGTTACTGTAATGGGGCATGTGGATCACGGTAAAACATCTCTACTGGATCATATAAGGGAAGAGAATGTAATTGCTGGAGAAAGTGGGGGTATTACCCAGCACATTGGTGCATATGGCGTTACATTACAAGATGGACAAAAAATAGCATTTTTAGATACACCAGGTCACGAAGCTTTTACGGCCATGCGTGCTCGTGGTGCACAGGTAACAGATATAGCAATAATTGTTGTAGCGGCGGATGATGATATAATGCCTCAGACAAAAGAGGCGATCAGTCATGCACAAGCAGCAGGTGTTCCTATTGTTTTTGCTATTAATAAAATTGATAGGCCTGCCGCTAATCCCGAAAAGATTAAAGAAGGTCTTGCAGCTATGAACCTATTGGTGGAAGATTGGGGAGGTAAAATCCAATCTCATGATATCTCTGCAAAAACAGGTGAAGGAGTAAAAGAATTGCTTGAAAAAGTGTTGTTGGAAGCTGAATTGTTGGAATTGAAAGCAAATCCAAACAGATTGGCCTCAGGTACCGTTGTGGAGGCGTTCTTGGATAAAGGTAGAGGATATGTGTCTACTGTTTTGGTTCAGACAGGGACTATGGAAATTGGGGATTACGTCCTTGCTGGAACTTGCAGTGGTAAGATTAAGGCAATGCAGGATGAGCGTGGAAATAATATTAAGAAAGCAGGACCTGCCACACCAATTTCTATTTTAGGATTGGATGGTGCGCCGCAAGCCGGTGACAAGTTCAGTGTGTTGGATGATGAGCGTGAAGCAAAACAAATTGCAACGAAGCGTTCACAGTTACAGCGAGAGCAATCTGTTCGAACGCAAAGACATATCACCTTGGATGAAATAGGTAGACGAATCGCCTTAGGAGATTTCCAAGAATTAAATATTATACTTAAAGGTGATGTGGATGGTTCTGTGGAGGCATTAACAGATTCGTTCCAAAAGTTATCTACGGACGAAATACAAGTCAATATCATTCATAAAGGTGTAGGTGCCATAACAGAATCTGATGTGTTATTGGCAAGTGCATCGGACGCCATTATCATTGGGTTTAATGTTAGGCCAATGGGGAATGCACGCATGGTAGCTGATAAAGAAGAAATAGATATCAGAATGTATTCTATTATCTATGATGCTATCAATGATCTGAAAGATGCCATGGAAGGTATGCTGTCTCCAGTAATGAAAGAGGAGATTACAGGTAATGCGGAAATTAGAGAAACCTTTAAGATTTCCAAGATTGGAACCATTGCTGGTTGTATGATAACAAGTGGCAAAGTCTTTAGAAATTCTCAAATTAGATTGATTCGTGATGGTGTTGTAATCTACACAGGGGAATTGTCATCACTCAAACGATTCAAGGATGATGTTAAAGAAGTTTCCAAAGGATATGATTGTGGTCTACAAATCAAAAACTACAATGATATCAAGGAAGGAGATATTGTAGAAGCTTTCCAAGAAGTAGCTGTTAAGAAAAAACTATAG
- the nusA gene encoding transcription termination factor NusA, producing MENLALIESFSEFKDDKFIDRVTLMAILEDVFRNALKKKFGSDENFDIIINPDKGDLEIWRNRIVVEDGEVEEPNEEISLTEARKIEPDFEVGEDVSEEVKLIDLGRRAILALRQNLISKIHEHDNTTIYKQFKDLEGEIYTAEVHHIRHKAIILLDDEGNEIILPKEKQIPSDFFRKGDNVRGVIESVELKGNKPTIIMSRTSPSFLEQLFFQEIPEVFDGLISIKKAVRIPGEKAKVAVDSYDDRIDPVGACVGMKGSRIHGIVRELGNENIDVINWTNNSQLMVTRALSPARVSSVKLNDEKKTAQVYLKPEEVSKAIGRGGHNIRLAGQLTGYEIDVFREGVEEDVELTEFSDEIEAWVIDEFKKIGLDTARSVLEQDVNDLIKRTDLEDETVLDVVRILKEEFED from the coding sequence ATGGAAAACCTAGCGCTCATCGAATCCTTTTCGGAGTTTAAGGACGATAAGTTTATTGATAGGGTAACCCTTATGGCGATTTTGGAAGATGTATTCCGAAATGCACTTAAAAAGAAGTTTGGTTCTGATGAAAATTTTGACATCATTATCAATCCAGATAAAGGTGATTTGGAAATTTGGAGAAACCGTATTGTGGTTGAAGATGGAGAAGTAGAGGAGCCCAATGAAGAAATCTCCTTGACAGAGGCTAGAAAAATTGAGCCCGATTTTGAGGTTGGAGAAGACGTGTCTGAAGAAGTGAAGTTGATTGACTTGGGAAGAAGAGCCATTTTGGCTTTGCGTCAAAACTTGATTTCCAAAATCCATGAACATGATAACACTACCATATACAAGCAGTTCAAGGATTTAGAAGGGGAAATTTATACTGCGGAAGTACACCATATTCGTCATAAAGCAATTATTTTGTTGGATGATGAGGGCAATGAAATCATCCTTCCAAAGGAAAAACAGATTCCATCAGATTTCTTTCGCAAGGGAGATAACGTTCGTGGTGTAATAGAAAGTGTGGAATTAAAAGGGAACAAGCCTACAATTATCATGTCCAGAACTTCACCAAGTTTCTTGGAACAATTGTTCTTTCAAGAAATCCCAGAAGTTTTTGATGGCTTGATCTCTATTAAAAAAGCGGTTAGAATTCCTGGTGAAAAAGCAAAGGTTGCAGTGGATTCTTATGATGATAGAATTGATCCAGTTGGAGCATGTGTGGGAATGAAAGGATCGCGTATTCACGGTATTGTACGTGAATTAGGAAACGAAAATATTGATGTCATTAATTGGACAAATAATTCTCAATTAATGGTAACACGGGCATTAAGTCCGGCTAGAGTGTCATCTGTTAAATTAAATGACGAGAAAAAAACGGCCCAAGTATACCTGAAACCAGAGGAAGTTTCCAAGGCAATTGGTAGAGGAGGGCATAACATTCGTCTGGCAGGTCAACTAACTGGTTATGAGATTGATGTATTTAGAGAGGGTGTAGAGGAAGATGTAGAATTGACCGAGTTCTCTGATGAAATTGAAGCATGGGTTATTGACGAGTTTAAGAAGATTGGATTGGACACGGCAAGAAGTGTTCTGGAGCAAGATGTCAATGACTTGATAAAACGAACCGATTTAGAAGATGAAACTGTTCTTGATGTGGTCCGCATTCTCAAGGAAGAGTTTGAAGATTAA
- the rimP gene encoding ribosome assembly cofactor RimP, whose product MFKEKVKSLLDKALEDNPLLFLIDFSIGGDNTIRVVLDGDEGINLQDCMDVSRAIEHNLDREEEDFSLEVTSAGATSPLELPRQFKKNIGRKLMVRTGEEELEGNLTHATEDSITLEWKAREPKPVGKGKVTVQKKRDIAFSDIHQAKVIIKF is encoded by the coding sequence ATGTTTAAGGAAAAAGTAAAATCATTATTGGACAAAGCTTTGGAGGATAATCCATTGCTATTTTTGATTGATTTTTCTATAGGTGGCGATAACACTATCCGAGTGGTTTTGGATGGCGATGAAGGAATCAATCTTCAGGATTGCATGGATGTGAGCAGGGCCATTGAACATAATCTAGATCGTGAAGAAGAAGATTTTTCGCTGGAAGTAACATCGGCAGGAGCTACATCTCCGTTAGAATTACCACGTCAGTTTAAGAAAAATATAGGCAGAAAATTAATGGTGAGGACAGGAGAAGAAGAGTTGGAAGGAAACCTGACCCATGCCACAGAAGATAGTATTACCTTAGAGTGGAAGGCGCGAGAGCCCAAGCCGGTTGGTAAAGGAAAAGTTACGGTTCAGAAAAAGCGGGATATTGCGTTTTCTGATATCCATCAAGCAAAAGTTATTATAAAATTTTAA